Proteins from a single region of Nocardiopsis dassonvillei subsp. dassonvillei DSM 43111:
- a CDS encoding serine/threonine-protein kinase, with product MSTPVPGKRLLDGRYELNTTPLGRGGMGEVYEGHDTRLLREVAVKFIRFPADAGDDERAEMVQRFVRESRITAGLQHPGVPAVFDAGADGDKRPYLVMQRVHGVSVTDLVAEQERLSVGWAAGIAAQVCSVLAAAHRASLVHRDLKPGNLMLEADGTVKVLDFGLAVVLDRGDASQITRTGQSPGTPEYMAPEQLMTGRANQRSDLYALGCVLHEMLTGRRLFTASTPFAVASKQTTERPADVRDLCPEVPAELAEVVTALLEKHPEDRPADAVEVYDRLIGCVNAPEPIPGVLHPPSRPNPHLMYGRALSRVVRHVPAEEAAPAGGGSAAPGASRNEGAVPTGESAGSAGRHASGHASRAAEKTGTSSRDGVSVPRREGLRKARTRAAELVGAARYRQAAATLCEAVEHASSVFGPTDSEVVELRLEQANALFEGGNFRQAGPLYAELARDLAQEAGEEDQSLVFRCRFQDATCLAMGGDEEPALNGLASLLDDEIVAYGPDDHRPLELRRQIGVLELTLGRLAEGAGTLRGLRADLVRLHGADHPEVSRIDALLEEAPAPD from the coding sequence ATGAGCACACCGGTGCCGGGAAAGCGCCTGCTGGACGGACGTTACGAGCTCAACACCACGCCGCTCGGGCGCGGCGGTATGGGCGAGGTCTACGAGGGGCACGACACCCGCCTGCTCCGGGAGGTGGCGGTCAAGTTCATCCGCTTCCCCGCCGACGCGGGCGACGACGAGCGCGCCGAGATGGTGCAGCGGTTCGTCCGCGAGTCCCGGATCACGGCGGGGCTCCAGCACCCGGGGGTCCCGGCGGTCTTCGACGCGGGCGCCGACGGGGACAAGCGGCCCTACCTGGTGATGCAGCGCGTCCACGGGGTGAGCGTCACCGACCTGGTCGCCGAGCAGGAGCGCCTGTCGGTGGGCTGGGCGGCGGGGATCGCCGCCCAGGTGTGCTCGGTGCTGGCCGCCGCGCACCGGGCCTCGCTGGTGCACCGGGACCTGAAGCCGGGCAACCTGATGCTGGAGGCGGACGGGACGGTGAAGGTCCTGGACTTCGGGCTGGCCGTGGTGCTGGACCGCGGAGACGCCTCGCAGATCACCCGGACCGGCCAGAGCCCGGGCACCCCCGAGTACATGGCGCCCGAGCAGCTGATGACGGGCAGGGCCAACCAGCGCAGCGACCTGTACGCGCTGGGCTGCGTCCTGCACGAGATGCTCACCGGGAGGCGGCTGTTCACCGCCTCCACGCCCTTCGCCGTGGCGTCCAAGCAGACCACCGAGCGCCCCGCCGACGTGCGGGACCTGTGCCCGGAGGTTCCGGCGGAGCTGGCGGAGGTGGTCACCGCCCTGCTGGAGAAGCACCCCGAGGACCGGCCCGCCGACGCCGTGGAGGTGTACGACAGGCTGATCGGCTGCGTGAACGCGCCGGAGCCGATCCCCGGAGTGCTCCACCCGCCCTCGCGGCCCAACCCGCACCTGATGTACGGAAGGGCGCTGTCCCGGGTCGTCCGCCACGTTCCGGCGGAGGAGGCCGCTCCGGCGGGCGGGGGTTCGGCTGCACCCGGAGCGTCTCGGAACGAGGGCGCGGTCCCGACCGGCGAGTCGGCCGGTTCCGCGGGGCGTCACGCATCCGGACATGCGTCCCGTGCAGCGGAGAAGACCGGGACGTCCTCGCGGGATGGGGTGTCCGTACCCCGGAGGGAGGGCCTGCGCAAGGCGCGTACCAGGGCCGCCGAGCTGGTGGGGGCCGCCCGGTACCGGCAGGCCGCCGCCACACTGTGCGAGGCCGTCGAGCACGCCTCGTCGGTGTTCGGACCCACCGACTCCGAGGTGGTGGAGCTGCGGCTGGAGCAGGCCAACGCCCTGTTCGAGGGCGGCAACTTCCGCCAGGCGGGGCCGCTGTACGCGGAACTGGCCCGGGACCTGGCACAGGAGGCCGGAGAGGAGGACCAGAGCCTGGTCTTCCGGTGCCGTTTCCAGGACGCCACCTGCCTGGCTATGGGCGGGGACGAGGAACCCGCCCTGAACGGTCTGGCCTCCCTACTCGACGACGAGATCGTGGCCTACGGTCCCGACGACCACCGTCCACTGGAGCTGCGCCGCCAGATCGGGGTGCTCGAACTGACCCTGGGACGACTGGCCGAGGGCGCCGGAACCCTGCGCGGACTGCGCGCGGACCTGGTGCGCCTGCACGGCGCCGACCATCCGGAGGTCTCCCGGATCGACGCTCTCCTGGAGGAGGCGCCAGCGCCGGACTGA
- a CDS encoding UvrD-helicase domain-containing protein, translating to MAQLAIHKDFLQEFAKLEKPVQERVTEVFAKFDEATHTGLHLEKIARARDDRFRTIRIDQFWRGVVLAPATGDTYTLLKVLPHDKAYEWARTRRASVNMATGAIELRDVEAIDSSIPYLEKMARKTPTRLFGHVADSDLTRLGVDGQTRDFARTLTDTLQLEAAQGLLPPVQWSVLYGLAAGMSPEEVWDDMGAAISAEQIDPEDLDAAVRRSSDRVLLVKGPEELMTALAHPFDLWRIYLHPVQRAVAEASYRGPARVSGGPGTGKTVVALHRAHQLARQDRGPVLLTTFTSTLAEALERNLALLSETTGNPGTADRVRVEHVDRLAHRVFREAHGRPNLLLPERERELWQRICAGLGVDLSPAFLAEEWRQVVLAQRVGSASEYLAAKRTGRGRGLAPTQKARVWQAVWEFQRELSAHGLWTHETVCEEAARLLAERPDTDRPFRHVVVDEAQDLGAHQWRLLRAAVPHGPDDLFVAGDTHQSIYGPGITLSEVGVNVRGRSSKLRINYRTTGEILGWSLGLMQGQPVNDLDGGPESLTGCRSEMHGAEPTAKGFANQEAESAHLKETVRAWLDAGVLPAEIGVAARSNRAADQALLALEEAGIPAVSLARDPSGNGAGAAVGTMHRMKGLEFRCLAVVGAGSSQLPAPRSVTPEEEDPGAHVRDLLRERSLLFVACTRAREQLSVSWHQEPSPFLEPLVNPA from the coding sequence GTGGCCCAGCTCGCCATTCACAAGGACTTCCTCCAGGAGTTCGCCAAACTGGAGAAGCCCGTCCAGGAACGGGTCACCGAGGTCTTCGCCAAATTCGACGAGGCCACCCACACCGGCCTGCACCTGGAGAAGATCGCCCGAGCCCGCGACGACCGGTTCCGCACGATCCGCATCGACCAGTTCTGGCGCGGGGTGGTGCTGGCACCGGCGACGGGAGACACCTACACCCTGCTCAAGGTGTTGCCGCACGACAAGGCCTACGAGTGGGCCAGGACGCGCAGGGCGTCGGTCAACATGGCGACCGGCGCGATCGAACTGCGCGACGTGGAGGCGATCGACTCCAGCATCCCCTACCTGGAGAAGATGGCCCGCAAGACGCCGACCCGGTTGTTCGGCCACGTCGCGGACTCCGACCTGACACGGTTGGGGGTGGACGGGCAGACCCGGGACTTCGCGCGCACCCTGACCGACACCTTGCAACTGGAGGCGGCGCAGGGGCTGCTGCCGCCGGTGCAGTGGTCCGTGCTGTACGGACTGGCCGCCGGGATGAGCCCGGAGGAGGTCTGGGACGACATGGGCGCGGCGATCAGCGCCGAGCAGATCGATCCCGAGGACCTGGACGCCGCCGTTCGGCGCAGCTCCGACCGGGTGCTCCTGGTCAAGGGACCCGAGGAGCTGATGACCGCCCTGGCCCACCCCTTCGACCTGTGGCGAATCTACCTGCACCCGGTGCAGCGCGCGGTGGCCGAGGCCTCCTACCGTGGACCGGCCCGGGTCAGCGGCGGTCCGGGTACAGGCAAGACCGTGGTGGCGCTGCACCGCGCCCACCAACTGGCGCGACAGGACCGGGGTCCGGTGCTGCTGACCACGTTCACCTCGACCCTGGCCGAGGCGCTGGAGCGCAACCTCGCCCTGCTCTCCGAGACCACCGGGAACCCGGGGACAGCCGATCGGGTGCGGGTGGAACACGTGGACCGGCTGGCCCACCGGGTGTTCCGGGAGGCGCACGGCAGGCCGAACCTGCTCCTCCCCGAACGGGAGCGGGAGCTGTGGCAGCGGATCTGCGCCGGGTTGGGCGTGGACCTGTCCCCCGCGTTCCTCGCCGAGGAGTGGCGCCAGGTGGTGCTGGCCCAGCGGGTGGGGTCGGCGTCCGAGTACCTGGCTGCCAAACGCACCGGACGCGGGCGCGGCCTCGCCCCCACACAGAAGGCCCGGGTGTGGCAGGCGGTATGGGAGTTCCAGAGAGAACTGTCGGCACACGGGCTGTGGACGCACGAGACCGTGTGCGAGGAGGCGGCCCGGCTGCTGGCCGAGCGCCCCGACACCGACAGGCCCTTCCGGCATGTGGTGGTGGACGAGGCCCAGGACCTGGGCGCCCACCAGTGGCGGCTGCTGCGGGCGGCTGTACCGCACGGCCCCGACGACCTGTTCGTCGCCGGGGACACCCACCAGAGCATCTACGGCCCCGGGATCACCCTGAGCGAGGTCGGGGTGAACGTGCGCGGCCGCTCCTCGAAGCTGCGGATCAACTACCGCACCACCGGCGAGATCCTCGGGTGGAGCCTGGGACTGATGCAAGGCCAGCCCGTGAACGACCTGGACGGGGGACCCGAATCACTGACCGGTTGCCGCTCGGAGATGCACGGCGCGGAGCCGACGGCGAAGGGGTTCGCCAACCAGGAGGCGGAATCCGCGCACCTGAAGGAGACGGTCCGCGCCTGGCTCGACGCCGGGGTGCTGCCAGCCGAGATCGGAGTGGCGGCACGCTCCAACCGGGCCGCGGACCAGGCACTGCTGGCCCTGGAGGAGGCCGGGATCCCAGCCGTTTCCCTGGCACGGGACCCGTCGGGGAACGGCGCAGGGGCGGCCGTCGGCACGATGCACCGCATGAAGGGGCTGGAGTTTCGCTGCCTGGCCGTGGTCGGCGCCGGGAGCAGCCAACTGCCCGCACCCCGAAGCGTCACACCCGAGGAGGAGGATCCCGGTGCGCACGTCCGGGATCTGCTGCGCGAACGCAGCCTGCTGTTCGTGGCGTGCACCCGCGCGCGCGAGCAGCTGAGCGTGAGCTGGCACCAGGAACCCAGTCCGTTCCTGGAACCGCTGGTGAACCCGGCCTGA